In one window of Anaerolineales bacterium DNA:
- a CDS encoding DNA-binding response regulator, translating to MTKKILIVDDEPRYVRLMEANLISDNYDVLKAYNGQQALDIVANEKPDLVLLDVMMPVLDGFTTCERIRKFSTVPIIMVTVKGEEKDRVRGLDLGADDYIVKPFSATELLARVRAVLRRAAKPAPMAAPSIFHHGDMDIDLAKAEVFLNGKMVYLSATEYRILLQLAQNIGTVIPSEQLLRDVWGVEYQKDKEILWVSISRLRQKLERDQNEPTHIVTRSGVGYIMPVLPEK from the coding sequence ATGACTAAGAAGATTTTGATCGTCGACGATGAGCCGCGTTATGTACGCCTGATGGAAGCAAACCTGATATCGGACAATTACGATGTGCTCAAGGCATACAACGGCCAGCAAGCGCTGGATATAGTAGCTAACGAAAAGCCTGACCTGGTTTTGTTGGACGTTATGATGCCGGTTCTGGACGGGTTTACAACCTGTGAGCGTATCAGAAAGTTTTCCACTGTGCCGATCATCATGGTCACCGTTAAGGGGGAGGAGAAGGATCGCGTGCGAGGCCTTGATTTGGGAGCCGATGATTATATCGTCAAGCCGTTTTCAGCGACGGAATTGTTGGCCAGGGTGAGGGCTGTCCTGCGTCGGGCAGCCAAACCTGCGCCCATGGCTGCACCGTCGATCTTTCATCATGGCGATATGGATATTGACCTGGCAAAAGCCGAAGTTTTCCTCAACGGGAAGATGGTCTATTTATCTGCCACAGAATACCGCATCCTGCTCCAGCTTGCCCAAAATATTGGCACGGTAATTCCCTCGGAACAGTTATTGCGGGATGTATGGGGCGTCGAGTATCAAAAAGATAAGGAAATCCTGTGGGTGAGCATTTCCCGCTTGCGACAAAAGCTGGAACGGGATCAGAATGAACCTACCCATATTGTGACCCGCTCCGGTGTGGGTTATATCATGCCTGTATTGCCGGAAAAATAA